Proteins encoded by one window of Cryptococcus gattii WM276 chromosome K, complete sequence:
- a CDS encoding Hypothetical protein (Similar to TIGR gene model, INSD accession AAW46331.1; CNK01720), giving the protein MTMIDMGMDTAWCLACSKQLDDQRDNYCSDTCRLEDSQPSNSSDNHVDITAPVPAGFFPTSRIEAGSGRPSLISTDVFEEPQAKMSFRDRRAYSFPAEPVEPAARRPGSRRQTQTQETLQFIRKSSRQVSGINSHASPNLGSTAVGAGGRPRGFSKLSKTTGNNTPVVSDSVFCSNSDSSDNEVAVGVNYLCRESANLRKRLSKTTDDTLRLPKAPVPRRLSTNLSYEPSSFHSRPSLVPSHSHPVGTKPASPVAHIIASSAGSRSRDDIVSWLNEVKCSPKDVTLDSISRSQADMLTPTQERMEWVEEGKMGTTPQGRLGSALASLSALRGLSGVRALTNAASASDTVYKASPVPSHASSAAAAVSDSEGFPLNLQVSPSQAEVSRVAVMNQPAGATPTLSTISLSDLMEPLTDAGENVDFMTDEQSASGSSSFARHRLSAVVSGSHRQGKGTGREDLQGKTIEEEKKAHTLSPLRPLANTAQAIWNLSNYIRSFAPISIASVLTPSKRSESPTPPASRSATAGPFPPRQDSPSSSSSRSQDHITFVTPLPATRQPVQPDHSPIQTMVRSLPMDIANPMGAENGALEHKLIREQQQQLDMDSAWSNKPHSRVRGSRVRNPSPSRSRSCGRSDGRRSRAREISKVRGSHSRHGRKISYDADASEGEKAGYELRRGRSRREKVLRMDSTDEELQVEERRGRDRTVRA; this is encoded by the exons ATGACCATGATTGACATGGGTATGGACACTGCTTGGTGTTTGGCATGCTCTAAACAACTG GACGATCAACGAGATAATTATTGCAGCGATACCTGTCGCCTTGAAGACTCCCAGCCTAGCAACAGCTCAGACAATCATGTCGACATCACTGCGCCAGTACCGGCCGGTTTTTTTCCTACATCGCGAATCGAGGCTGGATCTGGTCGACCATCCCTTATTTCTACCGACGTCTTTGAAGAGCCCCAAGCCAAAATGAGCTTTCGAGATCGACGCGCGTattctttccccgctgaGCCCGTTGAGCCTGCTGCGAGACGTCCGGGATCCAGACGGCAGACTCAGACTCAAGAGACCTTGCAGTTTATTAGAAAGAGCAGCCGCCAAGTATCGGGGATAAACTCGCACGCGTCTCCAAATTTGGGTTCTACCGCTGTTGGCGCAGGCGGACGACCAAGAGGTTTCAGCAAGCTGTCAAAGACCACCGGTAATAATACACCAGTAGTATCTGATTCCGTCTTCTGCTCCAATTCTGACAGCAGTGACAATGAGGTAGCAGTTGGCGTCAATTATCTTTGTCGCGAGTCTGCGAATCTAAGGAAGAGGTTGTCGAAGACAACTGATGATACCTTGAGACTTCCCAAGGCGCCAGTCCCTCGCCGATTATCCACCAATCTTAGTTATGAGCCTAGCAGCTTTCACAGCAGACCGTCCCTTGTTCCATCTCACAGCCATCCCGTTGGGACAAAACCTGCCAGTCCTGTAGCACATATCATTGCATCCTCAGCCGGCTCTCGTTCTCGCGATGACATTGTAAGCTGGTTGAACGAGGTCAAGTGCTCGCCAAAGGATGTGACTTTGGACAGCATTTCCCGATCGCAGGCGGATATGCTTACCCCTACTCAAGAACGAATGGAATGGGTCGAggaaggcaagatgggtACTACCCCCCAAGGGAGATTGGGATCCGCTCTCGCAAGCTTGAGCGCGTTGCGAGGTCTAAGCGGCGTTCGAGCATTGACAAATGCCGCCTCCGCTTCTGACACTGTCTACAAGGCATCTCCAGTTCCTTCACATGCATCTTCCGCAGCTGCCGCTGTAAGCGATTCTGAAGGCTTTCCATTGAACCTGCAAGTCAGTCCATCTCAAGCTGAAGTCTCGCGGGTGGCAGTCATGAATCAACCTGCTGGAGCAACGCCCACACTCTCGACCATTTCTCTTTCGGATTTAATGGAACCTTTGACTGATGCGGGGGAGAATGTCGACTTCATGACAGATGAGCAAAGTGCTTCGGGTAGCTCATCCTTTGCTAGACATAGGCTATCAGCTGTTGTCTCCGGCTCGCATCGTCAGGGCAAGGGAACCGGGCGAGAAGATTTACAGGGGAAGACTattgaggaagagaaaaaagcTCATACACTATCACCTCTTCGACCGTTAGCCAATACAGCTCAAGCCATCTGGAACCTTTCTAACTACATCCGCTCATTCGCTCCCATATCCATTGCTTCTGTCCTTACACCCTCAAAGCGATCTGAATCCCCCACTCCGCCTGCCAGCCGTTCCGCCACCGCCGGCCCTTTCCCACCTCGCCAGGATTCCccgtcttcttccagcTCCCGTTCGCAAGACCACATTACTTTCGTCACACCTCTGCCTGCTACGCGCCAGCCGGTACAGCCCGATCACTCTCCTATCCAGACGATGGTCCGAAGCCTACCGATGGACATTGCCAACCCCATGGGTGCCGAGAACGGTGCATTGGAGCACAAGCTCATTCGTGagcaacaacagcagctAGACATGGATTCGGCTTGGTCAAACAAACCACATAGCCGCGTACGTGGCAGCCGTGTGCGCAATCCTAGCCCAAGCAGGAGTCGAAGTTGTGGACGTAGTGACGGTCGCCGTTCAAGGGCTAGGGAGATTTCAAAAGTCAGGGGAAGTCATTCGAGGCATGGACGAAAAATTTCGTACGATGCTGATGCTAGCGAGGGTGAAAAGGCAGGTTATGAGCTCAGACGAGGGAGGAGTCGAAGAGAGAAGGTGTTGAGGATGGACTCAACTGACGAGGAGCTACaggtggaggagagaagagggagggACAGAACTGTGAGGGCGTGA
- a CDS encoding Hypothetical protein (Similar to TIGR gene model, INSD accession AAW46336.1; CNK01760) encodes MNVVKTILTRRVPSLPTMSVRTIASPATMSKPRDIQDFLASYPNVKNNPRLLANLKFYLNELPFQPDNLYYDEFMHTYSRDYDELEMNHGYIQWFFPIREYGVNPQAQPLQPHEIEAMQKNPEIVSRLLKSYKMMLGFYGIEFNGGKLKLASNHKERISNLRAHSHNLLRLTRILKHLSEFPQLQPHAAALVLFFVATHSAGILDFSQGVMRGDSMDQWWSNCFRDEKERKEIRKIVQRRGLFGQGTWGWEEYNQWYEQRRENGKVGFIGEN; translated from the exons ATGAACGTCGTCAAGACAATACTCACCAGAAGAGTGCCCTCCTTACCCACTATGTCCGTTCGTACAATAGCATCACCAGCCACAATGTCCAAGCCTCGAG ATATACAAGACTTTCTGGCATCGTATCCCAATGTTAAAAACAATCCGAGACTATTGGCCAATCTCAAGTTCTACTTAAACGAATTGCCATTCCAACCTGACAACTTATATTATGACGAGTTCATGCACACGTATTCAAGAGACTATGACGAATTGGAGATGAACCA TGGATATATCCAAT GGTTCTTTCCCATCCGAGAATATGGAGTTAACCCCCAAGCACAACCTTTACAACCTCATGAAATTGAGGCAATGCAAAAGAATCCTGAAATTGTTTCTAGGCTACTCAAATCTTATAAGATG ATGCTAGGATTCTATGGCATAGAGTTCAACGGCGGTAAGCTCAAGCTTGCAAGCAATCACAAGGAGAGAA TCTCAAACCTTCGTGCTCACTCACACAACCTCCTACGTCTTACCCGTATCCTTAAACATCTTTCCGAGTTCCCTCAACTTCAGCCTCATGCAGCAGCACTCGTTCTCTTTTTCGTCGCTACTCACTCGGCTGGAATACTGGACTTTTCTCAGGGTGTCATGAGGGGCGACAGTATGGATCAGTGGTGGTCCAACTGTTTCAgagatgaaaaggaaagaaaggagATCAGAAAGATTGTGCAGAGACGAGGACTGTTTGGACAAGGTACCtggggatgggaagagTATAACCAGTGGTATGAGCAACGAAGGGAAAATGGCAAGGTTGGTTTCATCGGTGAAAATTAG
- a CDS encoding Cystathionine beta-lyase, putative (Similar to TIGR gene model, INSD accession AAW46333.1): MTTPSTPGESSLATSIYSLAPTPIDVHKERVANWRFSTICANVDGKDQYGASSTPIYQTATFKGMDGQYDYTRSGNPTRAALENHLARLYGATQTFALSTGMTCLDTILRLVRPGETVLAGDDLYGGTNRLLTYLGTHGGVDVRHVDTTDVDKVIPHLGPGNKVKMVLLESPTNPLLKIADLQEIADAVHSAAPSALIVVDNTMMSPYLQRPLEIGADIVYDSATKYLSGHHDLMAGIIAASRPAICKDIAFIINSVGSGLAPFDSFLLLRGVKTMSLRMDRQMASAQLVALYLDSFGFLVHYPGLKSHPKRDIHYKQASGAGAVLSFVTGDKALSERIVGGTRLWGISVSFGAVNSLISMPCLMSHASISAAVRAERGLPENLIRLCVGIEDPRDLIDDLEHSLLQAGAIVPNLQYTPLSETKAAELYARDGEAWILERAKGFKRPSTESTAVDKLVRGVKQSLGLSTPPKDYKTINEDIAVSAPGKVILFGEHAVVHGVTAIASSVDLRCFSVLSPRRDRKVGLEVPNIGVEIEWEISKLPWNLLPVHSNGERHVADKELDTALLEAVERAVNAHVEVGKTGVGACVAFLYLYMMIAGEESNALSVTFTASSNLPISAGLGSSAAYSTCVAASFLLARQHLSIPSTDRLSKEDTDLVDGWAFLAEKILHGNPSGIDNAVAVRGGAVAFTRSVGGKQGGMDGLHGFSSVRLLLTNTFVPRDTKTLVAGVSAKRLAEPQAVNHILDSIQAISDEARSLLGGGKPVERAILVKRLEALIKENHVHLVNLGVSHPSLEMIVAATAQAPFELATKLTGAGGGGCALTLIPDDFLESSLNELVQTLEGHGFQAHLTTLGGPGLGVLTTPSKLDQTSEQLQDAVRTHNEGEGMVVPKRASLREADKEGLHSWAERLGKWVYA; encoded by the exons ATGACCACTCCTTCAACACCAGGCGAAAGTTCGCTCGCCACATCTATCTACTCTCTCGCTCCAACTCCGATCGACGTACATAAGGAGCGAGTCGCCAACTGGCGCTTCTCCACCATCTGCGCCAACGTCGATGGCAAGGACCAGTACGGAGCTAGCTCAACGCCAATCTACCAGACTGCCACCTTCAAGGGCATGGACGGCCAGTATGACTACACCAGATCTGGAAACCCCACACGAGCTGCTCTTG AAAACCACCTTGCAAGATTGTACGGCGCTACCCAAACATTTGCCCTGTCTACTGGTATGACTTGTCTTGACACGATCTTGCGACTTGTTAGGCCAGGAGAGACGGTTTTGGCTGGTGACGACTTGTACGGAGGTACGAACCGACTTTTGACTTATCTTGGAACACATGGCGGTGTCGACGTCAGGCATGTCGACACTACGGATGTGGACAAGGTTATTCCTCACCTTGGACCAGGAAACAAGGTCAAGATGGTTCTTTTAGAATCTCCCACGAACCCTCTGTTGAAAATTGCCGACCTGCAAGAAATCGCCGATGCCGTTCACTCTGCGGCTCCCAGCGCTTTGATTGTGGTTGACAACACCATGATGTCTCCTTATTTGCAACGACCACTTGAGATCGGTGCCGATATCGTTTATGACTCTGCTACCAAATATCTCTCGGGTCACCACGATCTTATGGCTGGTATTATTGCAGCTTCTCGACCTGCTATCTGCAAAGATATTGCATTTATTATTAACTCTGTTGGGTCCGGCCTTGCTCCTTTCGACTCTTTCCTCTTGCTCCGTGGCGTCAAGACCATGTCCCTCAGGATGGACAGGCAGATGGCCTCTGCTCAGCTTGTTGCGCTCTATCTTGATTCATTTGGCTTCTTGGTCCATTACCCTGGTCTCAAGAGCCATCCTAAGAGGGACATCCACTACAAGCAGGCGTCTGGTGCCGGTGCGGTGCTGAGTTTCGTTACTGGCGACAAGGCTCTGAGTGAACGGATTGTTGGTGGGACAAGACTGTGGGGTATCAGCGTATCTTTCGGGGCTGTCAATAGTTTGATCAGCATGCCATGTTTAATGTC CCATGCCTCCATTTCCGCAGCAGTTCGTGCTGAACGAGGTCTCCCTGAAAACCTTATCCGGCTTTGTGTCGGTATTGAGGACCCTAGGGATCTTATTGATGACTTGGAGCActctcttctccaagcTGGAGCTATCGTTCCCAACCTACAATACACCCCTCTCTCCGAGACCAAGGCGGCGGAGTTGTACGCTAGGGACGGTGAAGCGTGGATCCTGGAACGGGCCAAAGGTTTTAAGCGGCCTTCTACCGAGTCCACTGCTGTTGACAAGCTTGTCCGCGGTGTGAAGCAGAGCCTCGGTCTCTCTACCCCTCCCAAAGATTACAAGACGATCAATGAAGACATCGCGGTTTCTGCTCCTGGCAAGGTTATTCTTTTCGGTGAACACGCTGTCGTCCACGGCGTCACTGCCATCGCGTCTAGCGTCGACCTCCGATGCTTCTCCGTTTTGTCTCCTCGTCGTGATCGAAAGGTTGGATTAGAAGTACCCAATATTGGTGTGGAGATCGAGTGGGAAATTAGCAAGCTACCTTGGAATTTGCTTCCCGTGCACTCAAATGGCGAGAGGCATGTCGCCGACAAGGAGCTTGATACGGCGTTACTTGAGGCTGTGGAGCGTGCTGTCAACGCTCATGTTGAAGTGGGTAAGACCGGTGTAGGTGCCTGTGTAGCCTTCTTATATCTGTACATGATGATCGCAGGTGAAGAATCCAATGC TCTTTCTGTAACCTTTACCGCTTCTTCAAACCTTCCTATCTCCGCTGGTCTTGGATCATCGGCAGCTTACTCCACTTGCGTCGCGGCATCTTTCCTTCTCGCTCGCCAGCACCTCTCCATTCCCTCGACCGATCGCCTTTCCAAGGAGGACACCGACTTGGTCGATGGATGGGCTTTCTTAGCCGAAAAGATTTTGCATGGAAACCCCAGTGGTATTGATAACGCTGTAGCTGTTAGGGGTGGTGCTGTTGCTTTCACCAGATCGGTTGGAGGTAAGCAGGGCGGTATGGATGGTCTTCATGG CTTTTCCTCTGTCCGATTACTCTTGACCAATACTTTTGTTCCCAGAGATACCAAAACTTTGGTTGCGGGTGTTTCCGCGAAACGCCTTGCTGAACCTCAGGCTGTCAATCATATCCTCGATTCTATCCAAGCCATCTCTGACGAAGCGCGCTCCTTGCTTGGTGGTGGCAAGCCTGTGGAACGCGCTATCCTTGTCAAGCGCCTTGAGGCGCTCATCAAGGAGAACCACGTACACTTGGTTAATCTCGGAGTGTCGCATCCTTCTTTGGAGATGATTGTGGCAGCTACAGCTCAGGCACCTTTCGAGTTAGCTACCAAGTTGACCGGTGCTGGTGGCGGCGGATGTGCTCTAACTCTTATTCCAGACG ATTTCCTTGAATCCTCCCTCAACGAGCTCGTCCAGACCCTCGAAGGCCATGGTTTCCAAGCGCACCTCACTACACTGGGCGGCCCTGGTCTCGGTGTCCTGACGACACCCTCCAAGCTCGATCAAACCTCTGAACAACTTCAAGATGCTGTGAGGACGCACAACGAGGGCGAGGGCATGGTTGTACCGAAGAGAGCTAGTCTTAGAGAAGCCGATAAGGAAGGCTTGCACTCTTGGGCCGAAAGGTTGGGTAAATGGGTCTACGCTTAA
- a CDS encoding Hypothetical protein (Similar to TIGR gene model, INSD accession AAW46335.1; CNK01750), with protein MSLLPFIRHSASLSAVTRSAALSSLRYASSTTQPKPKSKLTKELELEAEEQRQMLARAARSNPGVDLSAQKLPLFEAQYDAPRSWPEFWHKTKDAEYERDRKDRQDLTNQSISELIGQGGLEEYKNSPIRFYMPSLVRRGFVWLNPAGSISKSIKSLTELYYKYMQVQASGTLGQVLSISKDDAYSAAQNIIRNRRDKLKWQLVKENKSAKLVWARMTVLDPREDKMAAQIVLAFDTQQAVITQKDSAPPTRRTQHVVENIVFEKIFPSRDDWKIKGRLIPSKTPDVQTVTTTPAK; from the exons ATGTCCCTCCTTCCATTCATTCGACACTCTGCCTCTCTCTCCGCCGTTACTCGCAGCGCAGCTCTCTCCTCCCTACGATATGCCTCCTCCACCACACAACCAAAACCCAAATCCAAGCTTACCAAAGAACTTGAGCTAGAAGCCGAGGAACAGAGGCAGATGCTTGCTAGGGCAGCGAGGTCTAATCCAGGAGTAGATCTCAGTGCGCAAAAGCTGCCCCTCTTTG AGGCCCAGTATGATGCCCCAAGAAGTTGGCCGGAATTTTGGCACAAGACCAAGGATGCGGAGTACGAACGGGACAGAAAGGATCGACAAGACTTGACTAACCAATC AATTAGCGAGCTCATTGGACAAGGAGGATTAGAAGAGTACAAGAATAGTCCTATTCGGTTCTACATGCCAAGTTTGGTTCGTAGAGgatttgtctggttaaACCCAGCGGGATCTATAAGCAAGTCTATTAAGAGTTTGACGGAGCTTTACTACAAATACATGCAGGTCCAGGCTTC TGGAACACTAGGACAGGTTCTTTCAATCTCTAAAGACGACGCCTACTCTGCTGCTCAGAACATTATTAGGAACAGAAGAGACAAGCTGAAATGGCAACTCGTCAAGGAGAACAAGTCTGCCAAGTTGGTATGGGCAAGAATGACAGTGTTGGACCCGAGGGAGGACAAGATGGCGGCGCAGATTGTTTTGGCGTTTGACACTCAACAG GCGGTGATCACTCAAAAGGATTCAGCCCCACCAACTAGGCGGACACAGCACGTTGTTGAGAACATTGTCTTTGAAAAGATTTTCCCTTCAAGGGATGACTGGAAGATCAAGGGAAGATTGATTCCTAGTAAGACCCCTGATGTGCAGACTGTCACCACGACTCCTGCCAAATAA
- a CDS encoding Hypothetical protein (Similar to SGTC gene model, INSD accession EAL18161.1; CNBK1810), producing the protein MVHLSTLFLLPLAFAAPAKKAARDIPELSVAQWASIQESLGDKIGDFAAWSWNKAENIVEDFGGPKDAGDDKTGLTIWQRLKEDPHSFSRLTKIIEFEGKAIEYLDDKDLQITFFAPNNDALKPPHHHHHHHHHHHDDDDDALDALEQAPSLAAISDIIEREPALVSGDDDNDDDDEEKKRKKEILRKIIGKVLAYHGLPKAYSVQQLSQNSTVETTLKAEDGSYAGLHRRVRIEKCLVPPSIKLNFYAKIVAADRKCGNGYLHALDHPLIPPASILDELFLFPDSFSTLTSSVQKIHMAHALDFCIEHDEDYKHKVHGTPLATLFAPTNTAFALLPPRLKFFLFSRFGKKALTKLLAYHYVPHTLLLSEALHVEKHGHKDEVIEQFTLADGDDPSFHKEFKIETGLPNATLTIEIDKTKLFPVEGAVKTRIKVNGQTVQIIDVPSRNGAFHVISKLLIPPHKHHHHHRHDDKELSGDNSWENWEQWLPQWANEA; encoded by the exons ATGGTACATCTATCGACACTCTTTCTACTACCGCTAGCATTCGCGGCACCTGCCAAAAAGGCAGCCAGAGATATCCCGGAACTCTCCGTCGCACAGTGGGCCTCGATCCAGGAATCATTGGGGGATAAGATTGGCGACTTTGCAGCTTGGTCATGGAACAAGGCTGAGAACATCGTGGAGGATTTTGGAGGCCCCAAGGATGCTGGAGATGACAAGACAGGGTTGACAATCTGGCAAAGGCTCAAGGAAGATCCGCACAGCTTCAGTCGACTGACCAAGATCATCGAG tTTGAGGGCAAAGCGATTGAGTATCTTGATGATAAGGACCTGCAGATAACTTTCTTC GCGCCCAACAATGACGCTTTGAAGCCACCTcaccaccatcatcatcaccatcatcaccaccacgacgatgacgatgatgcTCTTGACGCG CTCGAGCAAGCCCCCTCTCTCGCTGCTATTTCTGACATTATCGAGCGCGAACCCGCTCTCGTTAGCGGAGATGATGATAATGACGATGACgacgaggagaagaagcgCAAGAAGGAAATCCTCCGCAAGATTATCGGCAAAGTGCTTGCCTACCACGGTTTGCCCAAGGCCTACTCCGTCCAGCAGCTGAGTCAGAACTCCACAGTCGAGACCACATTGAAGGCAGAGGACGGCAGCTATGCAGGCCTGCACAGGCGAGTCAGAATTGAAAAGTGTTTAGTACCTCCCT CTATCAAACTCAATTTCTACGCCAAGATTGTTGCCGCAGACCGCAAATGTGGCAATGGTTATCTCCATGCTCTCGATCACCCTCTTATCCCACCAGCTTCTATTCTTGATGAGctgttcctcttccctGACAGCTTCTCCACTTTGACTTCTAGTGTCCAGAAGATTCACATGGCGCACGCTTTGGATTTCTGCATCGAGCACGATGAGGACTACAAGCACAAGGTTCATGGCACACCCCTTGCTACTCTATTTGCGCCCACCAATACTGCTTTCGCCCTCTTACCTCCCAGGCTCAagttcttccttttcaGTCGCTTTGGCAAGAAGGCCTTGACCAAGCTCTTGGCTTACCACTACGTTCCCCACACTTTGCTCTTGTCCGAGGCTCTCCACGTCGAGAAACACGGCCACAAGGATGAGGTTATTGAGCAGTTTACCCTCGCGGACGGCGATGACCCCAGCTTCCACAAGGAGTTTAAGATCGAGACTGGCCTTCCTAACGCCACCTTGACTATTGAGATTGACAAGACTAAGCTCTTTCCTGTAGAAG GAGCTGTCAAAACAAGAATCAAGGTCAACGGCCAGACTGTACAGATCATCGACGTACCTTCTCGTAACGGTGCTTTCCATGTCATCTCAAAGCTTCTCATTCCCCCTCACAAGCACCATCACCACCATCGTCATGATGACAAGGAGCTCTCTGGTGACAACTCTTGGGAGAACTGGGAACAATGGCTTCCTCAGTGGGCCAACGAGGCTTGA
- a CDS encoding Hypothetical protein (Similar to TIGR gene model, INSD accession AAW46330.1; CNK01710): MSSSAAATSAAASSAVASSAAASSVTSSAAATSTAATSAAASSAAATSAAATSAAATSAAASSAAASSSTAASSAAASSSAASSSAASLAVSSAVSSTMSSAAASSSAAASSSTSAVSTASSIASVSSSSSVSKPISSATSESIVDSPSRSRSNGISGGAIGGIVVGIIVGLTVIGLLWTWWRLRKTRGEKVPPPPKREMSYNIDSSHKRPSMMGTPYNSFSHHRRASTNASLLAPPGPPSIYYHSRQPSLYQISPLVTPNTIRSHDASPVPASGSSHSPGESPSLPPTDGNNSPSQGDTLGEKLSLTPVSTSVGTSEESEVQPSRTRSPRRPTGRSASTPAIRQLAYESVPSTESQTPRDSPHNSPRGSLNSLPTNARGSSMSSLRAPAMSHRPTSVNSLSSSRYLHLGPTGGAPHQGRPIALEMPRLLGAKPDMNGDYFSSVGVQESQSFGLGLDEMGRMRRSSSRLTNSYSKF; this comes from the exons ATGTCTTCCTCTGCTGCAGCAACTTCTGCAGCTGCCTCGTCTGCAGTTGCTTCCTCCGCGGCTGCCTCTTCAGTAACAtcatcagcagcagccaCATCAACAGCAGCCacatcagcagcagcgtcatcagcagcagccacatcagcagcagccacatcagcagcagccacatcagcagcagcgtcatcagcagcagcatcatcatcaacgGCAGCGtcatcagcagcagcatcatcatcagcggcatcatcatcagcagCATCATTAGCAGTGTCGTCAGCCGTGTCATCAACCATGTCCTCAGCAGCAGCCTCATCGTCGGCAGCAGCCTCTTCATCAACGTCGGCTGTTTCTACTGCTTCCAGCATTGCTTCTGTCTCAAGCAGCTCATCCGTGTCTAAACCGATTTCCTCGGCGACTTCTGAATCCATAGTGGACAGCCCAAGCCGGTCACGTTCTAACGGGATTAGTGGTGGGGCTATTGGTGGTATCGTGGTTGGGATTATAGTAGGGTTAACAGTGATCGGATTATTATGGACTTGGTGGAGATTGAGAAAAACTCGGGGCGAAAAAGTACCTCCGCC ACCTAAAAGAGAAATGTCCTATAATATCGACTCAAGTCATAAACGCCCTTCTATGATGGGCACGCCATATAACTCTTTTTCACATCATCGGAGAGCGAGCACGAACGCTTCTC TACTGGCTCCTCCAGGACCTCCGTCTATCTACTATCATTCTCGACAGCCATCCCTATATCAGATATCACCTCTGGTGACACCTAACACCATTCGCTCCCATGATGCTTCTCCCGTACCTGCGTCTGGATCATCACACTCTCCAGGTGAATCGccttctttgcctcctACAGACGGCAATAACTCGCCTTCTCAAGGAGACACGCTTGGCGAAAAACTTTCCCTAACGCCCGTTAGTACTAGCGTAGGCACCAGCGAAGAATCTGAAGTGCAACCTAGTCGGACAAGGTCACCACGACGCCCAACGGGCCGTTCTGCTTCGACCCCTGCGATCCGCCAGCTGGCATATGAATCTGTGCCCTCCACTGAATCACAAACTCCTCGTGACTCACCTCACAATTCTCCCCGCGGATCGCTTAACAGTCTTCCTACCAACGCCAGAGGATCATCCATGTCTTCCCTCCGAGCTCCAGCCATGAGCCATCGTCCAACTTCGGTGAACTCTCTTAGTTCTAGTAGATATCTCCATCTCGGCCCCACCGGTGGTGCGCCCCATCAGGGAAGACCCATTGCGTTGGAGATGCCGAGGCTGCTCGGCGCCAAGCCGGATATGAATGGAGACTATTTCAGCTCCGTGGGTGTACAAGAGAGTCAGAGCTTTGGGCTGGGTCTGGACGAGATGGGTAGGATGCGTAGGTCTTCCAGTAGGCTAACTAATTCATACAGTAAGTTTTAG